A genomic region of bacterium contains the following coding sequences:
- a CDS encoding M48 family metallopeptidase, whose protein sequence is MDEVKIDKLIRSKRRSIGLQIAQDATLIVRAPLFAAMRDVQRVVDDKRQWIISKQEMVRSRLAGRKQKKFIQGEEFLYLGKTYKLEFVRGQHKPVVLSQTIQVSDSDTEQISRQILAWYKTEAFRIIFERVELYALSSGVKYKSVKISCAKRRWGSCGPSGSLNFNWRLIMAPMFVLDYVVVHELAHLKIRNHSNHFWNRVAEMMPNYKNAEQWLQDNHWELDM, encoded by the coding sequence ATGGATGAAGTCAAAATCGATAAACTGATCCGTTCCAAACGTCGCAGCATTGGCCTTCAGATCGCGCAGGACGCTACGCTGATCGTTCGTGCGCCTCTGTTTGCTGCGATGCGTGACGTACAGCGGGTAGTTGATGACAAGCGTCAATGGATAATTTCAAAACAAGAAATGGTCCGTTCCAGATTGGCAGGCCGCAAGCAAAAGAAGTTTATTCAGGGCGAAGAATTTCTATACTTGGGAAAAACATACAAGCTGGAATTTGTCAGAGGACAACACAAACCGGTTGTTCTTTCACAGACCATTCAGGTATCGGATTCTGACACGGAACAAATTAGTCGGCAAATTTTAGCTTGGTATAAGACTGAGGCGTTTAGAATTATTTTTGAGCGAGTTGAACTTTATGCGCTATCTTCGGGGGTAAAATATAAATCGGTAAAGATCAGTTGTGCAAAAAGGCGTTGGGGGTCGTGCGGCCCGTCGGGAAGCTTAAATTTCAACTGGCGCCTTATCATGGCGCCAATGTTCGTGCTCGACTATGTGGTTGTACATGAACTGGCTCATCTAAAAATTCGTAATCATTCAAATCATTTCTGGAATAGGGTGGCGGAAATGATGCCGAACTACAAAAATGCAGAACAATGGCTACAGGATAATCATTGGGAACTTGACATGTGA
- a CDS encoding alpha/beta fold hydrolase yields the protein MNPITSAVIFICFLCFSCGRPSEQHSLSNYFKSSEPGIKTGGINMIQVETPNGKFNVWTKRFGNNPSMKVLLLHGGPGGTHEYFENFESFLPAEGIEFIYYDQLGSAYSDQPTDTSLWNVPRFVEEVEQVRIALGLNKNNFYLLGHSWGGILAVEYALKYQGNLKALIISNMMSSCPEYDKYAEDVLSKQMEPAILAEIKHLEAKNDFQNPKYMELLTEHFYTKHICRIPAADWPDPVNRAFKNMNQQVYVMMQGPSEFGISGKLELWDRKADLAKITVPTLVIGSAFDTMDPEHMKWMSTQFKNGSYLFCANGSHMSMWDDQQTYMKGLIKFIKDINNGKQKSDF from the coding sequence ATGAATCCAATTACGTCGGCAGTTATATTTATTTGTTTTCTGTGTTTTTCATGCGGAAGGCCATCAGAACAGCATTCTTTGTCGAATTACTTTAAAAGCTCCGAACCGGGCATTAAAACCGGCGGAATAAATATGATTCAAGTTGAAACGCCTAACGGAAAATTCAATGTGTGGACAAAACGATTCGGTAACAATCCCTCGATGAAAGTGTTGTTGCTTCACGGCGGCCCCGGCGGAACGCATGAATACTTTGAAAATTTTGAAAGTTTCTTGCCTGCAGAAGGGATTGAGTTCATTTATTATGATCAGTTAGGCTCCGCTTACTCTGACCAACCTACCGATACCAGTTTGTGGAATGTGCCCAGATTTGTCGAGGAAGTCGAGCAGGTTCGAATTGCGCTCGGCCTTAATAAAAATAATTTTTATCTTCTCGGCCATTCCTGGGGTGGAATTCTTGCCGTGGAATACGCATTGAAATATCAGGGAAATCTCAAAGCGTTGATCATTTCCAATATGATGTCGAGTTGCCCTGAATATGATAAGTACGCTGAGGACGTTCTGTCAAAACAAATGGAACCTGCAATCCTTGCTGAAATTAAACATCTGGAGGCAAAAAACGATTTTCAGAACCCGAAATACATGGAATTGCTTACGGAACACTTTTATACCAAGCATATATGCAGGATTCCGGCAGCCGATTGGCCTGATCCGGTGAATAGGGCGTTTAAGAATATGAACCAACAGGTTTATGTAATGATGCAGGGACCGAGTGAATTTGGTATTTCCGGAAAACTTGAATTGTGGGACAGAAAAGCTGATTTAGCAAAAATTACGGTACCGACTCTCGTGATCGGCTCGGCATTTGACACGATGGATCCGGAACACATGAAATGGATGTCTACGCAATTCAAAAACGGGAGTTATCTGTTTTGCGCTAACGGAAGCCATATGTCCATGTGGGATGATCAGCAGACCTATATGAAAGGCCTGATTAAATTTATAAAAGATATCAATAACGGAAAGCAAAAGTCGGATTTCTGA
- a CDS encoding VOC family protein has protein sequence MAGKVKKAVQKKLVRKKRRVKNKPTKKKKLLQKKKAAKRASIFRPGGYHTLTPYLSVHDGNAAVDYYTKAFGAKEKAGRMSGPDGKIMHTEIKIGDSYFMLADESSEMGNVSPKTQGKTTVQFLIYVKNADAIMKQAVAAGGVMIKPVELQFYGDRSGRLEDPFGYTWFIATHVEDVSPKEMVKRAAALYGG, from the coding sequence ATGGCAGGAAAAGTAAAAAAAGCAGTTCAAAAGAAACTTGTCAGGAAGAAGAGACGGGTTAAAAACAAACCGACCAAAAAGAAAAAATTACTTCAGAAAAAGAAAGCCGCAAAGCGCGCCTCGATTTTTCGCCCCGGAGGATATCACACGTTGACTCCGTATCTGTCGGTTCATGACGGTAACGCTGCCGTAGATTATTATACCAAAGCCTTTGGAGCAAAGGAAAAAGCCGGACGCATGAGCGGTCCCGACGGAAAGATCATGCATACGGAAATTAAGATAGGAGATTCGTATTTCATGCTGGCTGATGAGTCGTCGGAGATGGGTAATGTCAGTCCGAAAACCCAGGGAAAGACGACAGTGCAATTTTTGATATACGTGAAAAATGCGGACGCGATTATGAAACAAGCGGTTGCTGCAGGCGGAGTCATGATCAAGCCGGTCGAACTGCAATTCTATGGCGACCGATCGGGCCGGCTTGAAGACCCGTTTGGTTACACGTGGTTTATTGCAACGCATGTGGAGGACGTTTCGCCAAAGGAAATGGTCAAGCGCGCGGCAGCCCTCTATGGAGGCTAA
- a CDS encoding glycoside hydrolase, translating to MKIRLLFFITFCFGQTLQLFAQSVESKFFDCMKWRMIGPHRGGRTVGAVGVPQQPNVFYIGVNNGGVWKTNDYGRTWFPIFDDQPTGSIGDIVVAPSDPNVIYVATGEGLQRPDLSVGNGVYKSTDAGKTWKHLGLRDAQQIGGLTVDSENPDRVFAAVLGHPYGPNTERGVYRTTDGGKNWDRVLYKDENTGAVQVTIDPKNPDVIYADLWASRLGPWENGWWQGPESGLYKSTDGGTTWKKLTKGLPTYEQGLGRIGFCIATSNPDRMYATVDSRDLGGIYRSDDAGASWVRMSSDERLWGRGSDFAEIKADPKNAEVVYSANIATWKSTDGGKTWNGFRGAPGGDDYHRIWINPNDPNILLLAADQGAIITVNGGETFSSWYNQPTAQFYHVSTDNAFPYHVYGGQQESGSVCISSRGNDGAITFREWHPVGAEEWGYVAADPLDPNMVYGGKLTKYDKRSGQYQNIEPEAIKTGTYRFLRTAPVLFSPVDPKTLFYAGNVLFKTRDGGNSWQVISPDLSRASWDIPDNVGVYRNEDVKKMPRRGVIYTVAPSYVDSNTIWAGTDDGFIHITRDGGKTWQNVTPPGISSWSKISLMDAGHFDVNTAYAAVNRIRLDDMRPHIYRTHDGGKSWKEIAAGLPDEPINVVREDPFRKGLLFAGSENAVYVSFDDGDHWQSLRLNMPSTSIRDLVIKDDDLVVGTHGRSFWILDNITPLRQIAEYAAGSLNAAEAIFFKPQVTYRVRWNMNTDTPLPQEEPAGQNPPDGAIIDYYLKEKSQAVVSLEILDKNGKLVRRFASDDKPYMIPDVNIPLYWVRPQQILSAESGSHRFIWDLHYASLDLQAHFPMNAIYGNTPPDATAPWALPGEYTVKLSVGGTVYSQPLVIKMDPRVNSTQEELQQQHDLSLQVYESRKLTKIIQKDLGKVRVQIKNLLPKVGAKLTQRLNEMDRRIAIMEMVSEDGNASNPKNLLDILSRLFTILHESDMPPTSQIKNAVNEAQKMMKRFYAQVEIIRKEIDSVNTQLIDSGFPKIQM from the coding sequence ATGAAGATACGGCTATTGTTTTTCATCACATTTTGTTTTGGGCAGACACTGCAATTATTTGCCCAATCGGTTGAGTCGAAATTTTTTGATTGCATGAAGTGGCGCATGATAGGCCCGCATCGGGGAGGTCGCACAGTTGGAGCAGTCGGCGTGCCCCAACAGCCCAACGTATTCTATATCGGAGTGAATAATGGCGGCGTTTGGAAAACGAACGATTATGGCAGAACGTGGTTTCCTATTTTCGACGATCAGCCGACCGGCTCTATCGGCGATATTGTTGTTGCGCCGTCGGATCCGAATGTGATTTACGTTGCGACGGGTGAGGGTTTGCAAAGGCCCGATCTTTCAGTTGGAAATGGCGTTTACAAATCAACCGATGCAGGCAAGACATGGAAACATCTTGGCTTGCGGGATGCGCAGCAAATCGGCGGGTTAACCGTGGATAGTGAAAACCCCGATCGGGTTTTTGCCGCGGTATTAGGGCATCCGTACGGGCCGAATACGGAACGCGGTGTCTACCGAACTACCGACGGTGGAAAGAATTGGGACCGTGTTTTGTACAAAGACGAAAATACCGGCGCGGTTCAGGTCACGATTGATCCAAAAAATCCGGACGTCATTTATGCCGATCTATGGGCTTCACGACTTGGGCCATGGGAAAACGGGTGGTGGCAAGGTCCGGAGAGCGGTTTGTATAAATCAACGGACGGGGGAACTACTTGGAAGAAATTAACAAAGGGCTTGCCCACATATGAACAAGGATTAGGCCGCATCGGGTTTTGTATTGCCACGAGTAACCCGGATCGAATGTATGCAACTGTTGATTCCCGCGATCTCGGGGGTATTTATAGATCGGATGATGCGGGCGCGTCATGGGTACGTATGAGTTCGGATGAACGATTGTGGGGACGCGGCAGTGATTTTGCGGAGATAAAGGCTGATCCAAAAAATGCGGAAGTGGTTTATAGCGCCAATATCGCGACTTGGAAATCAACGGACGGCGGCAAAACGTGGAACGGGTTCCGCGGGGCGCCGGGCGGAGACGATTATCACCGTATATGGATCAATCCGAATGATCCGAATATCTTACTCCTTGCAGCAGATCAGGGTGCGATCATTACAGTCAATGGAGGCGAGACTTTTTCTTCCTGGTATAATCAACCTACGGCGCAATTTTATCATGTTAGTACGGATAACGCTTTTCCATACCATGTGTACGGCGGACAGCAGGAGAGCGGTTCTGTCTGCATTTCCAGCCGTGGTAACGACGGAGCGATCACGTTTCGCGAGTGGCACCCGGTTGGCGCGGAAGAGTGGGGCTATGTTGCAGCCGACCCGCTCGATCCTAATATGGTCTATGGTGGAAAACTTACGAAATATGACAAACGAAGCGGGCAATATCAGAATATAGAACCGGAAGCCATTAAGACCGGCACCTATCGTTTTTTGAGAACGGCGCCGGTTCTTTTTTCACCTGTCGATCCGAAAACCCTATTTTATGCGGGTAATGTTTTATTTAAAACGCGCGACGGCGGGAATTCTTGGCAGGTCATTAGCCCCGATTTGAGCAGAGCATCTTGGGATATTCCGGATAATGTAGGCGTTTATCGAAACGAAGATGTGAAAAAGATGCCGCGCAGAGGTGTCATTTATACGGTTGCGCCATCTTACGTGGATAGTAATACCATTTGGGCAGGAACTGATGACGGGTTCATTCACATCACCAGGGACGGCGGCAAAACTTGGCAGAATGTCACACCGCCGGGCATCAGTTCCTGGAGCAAAATTTCACTCATGGATGCCGGGCATTTTGATGTAAACACTGCGTATGCGGCGGTAAATCGTATTCGACTAGATGATATGCGCCCGCATATTTACAGAACGCACGACGGCGGGAAAAGTTGGAAGGAAATTGCAGCCGGATTACCCGATGAACCAATTAATGTTGTTCGGGAAGACCCGTTTCGCAAAGGGCTTCTCTTTGCAGGATCAGAAAATGCAGTATACGTTTCATTTGACGACGGCGATCATTGGCAGTCTTTACGTTTGAACATGCCGTCAACTTCAATCCGTGACCTGGTAATTAAAGATGATGACCTTGTGGTTGGGACGCACGGGCGTTCCTTTTGGATATTGGATAATATTACGCCGTTGCGTCAAATAGCTGAGTATGCAGCCGGTTCGCTCAATGCCGCGGAAGCGATTTTTTTTAAACCACAGGTCACGTATCGTGTTCGATGGAATATGAATACGGATACACCGCTGCCGCAGGAGGAGCCGGCAGGTCAAAACCCGCCCGACGGTGCCATCATTGATTATTATCTTAAAGAAAAATCACAAGCCGTTGTATCGCTTGAAATTTTGGATAAAAATGGAAAGCTCGTAAGACGCTTTGCCAGCGATGACAAACCGTACATGATTCCCGATGTAAACATTCCGTTGTATTGGGTACGCCCTCAACAGATCCTGTCTGCTGAATCGGGATCGCATCGCTTTATATGGGACCTGCATTATGCGTCTTTGGATCTACAAGCTCATTTCCCGATGAACGCCATTTACGGCAATACTCCTCCTGACGCGACGGCGCCATGGGCGCTTCCCGGAGAGTATACGGTTAAATTGTCTGTTGGCGGCACAGTATACAGCCAACCACTTGTAATTAAGATGGATCCAAGAGTGAACTCCACACAAGAGGAACTGCAACAGCAACACGATCTGTCCTTGCAAGTTTATGAGAGCAGAAAACTAACCAAGATAATTCAGAAAGACCTTGGTAAAGTTCGCGTCCAAATAAAAAACCTTTTGCCCAAAGTTGGCGCTAAATTGACGCAGAGACTGAATGAAATGGACCGGCGTATCGCAATTATGGAAATGGTTTCTGAGGATGGGAATGCGTCGAATCCAAAAAACCTACTGGATATATTATCGAGGCTTTTTACAATTTTGCACGAATCCGATATGCCTCCGACTTCGCAAATCAAAAATGCGGTAAACGAGGCCCAGAAAATGATGAAAAGGTTTTACGCTCAAGTGGAAATAATAAGGAAAGAAATTGATTCAGTGAACACACAGCTTATCGATTCAGGTTTTCCGAAGATACAGATGTAG
- a CDS encoding DUF1569 domain-containing protein translates to MKSIFEPDAQKEIMERLNKLTPQTPAQWGKMNAAQMLAHCTLTMQVPVGDLAVKPTFFRYIGRFFKSMATNDKPFSKNSPTAAEFVISDGRDFNKERSNFTVAFNKLIPGEHTIKISNHSFFGLMTPLEWGKLMYKHADHHFKQFGV, encoded by the coding sequence ATGAAATCCATATTTGAACCGGATGCGCAAAAAGAAATAATGGAAAGACTAAACAAACTGACACCCCAAACACCGGCGCAATGGGGCAAAATGAATGCGGCGCAAATGTTGGCGCATTGTACATTGACTATGCAGGTTCCCGTCGGTGATTTGGCCGTCAAGCCAACATTTTTTCGTTACATAGGACGCTTTTTCAAAAGTATGGCAACAAACGATAAGCCGTTTTCGAAGAATTCTCCGACGGCAGCTGAGTTTGTCATATCGGACGGACGTGATTTTAATAAAGAGAGATCAAACTTTACCGTGGCATTCAATAAATTAATACCGGGTGAGCACACGATCAAGATATCTAATCATAGTTTTTTTGGACTCATGACTCCATTGGAGTGGGGAAAATTGATGTATAAACATGCCGACCATCATTTTAAACAATTTGGCGTGTGA
- a CDS encoding DinB family protein, whose product MEPLSYRIGGLGAIMDEYQKAVNEYTGVIRTLTRAQFTQIVDPNTSDEHCRSIQTISKHVVRSGYGYANYVLSALNKTSAFPDTDKIVIDTPTQAVRETESMLQFNTRELYDLNREQIELNLFSIRFMTRWDEEYDIEQLLEHAIVHVLRHRRQIEKFLSNK is encoded by the coding sequence GTGGAACCACTTTCCTATCGAATCGGCGGTCTGGGCGCGATCATGGATGAATATCAAAAAGCGGTGAATGAATATACCGGTGTAATTAGAACTTTGACACGGGCACAATTTACCCAAATCGTTGATCCAAATACTTCCGATGAACATTGTCGTTCCATTCAGACCATCTCAAAACACGTTGTTCGTTCCGGGTATGGTTATGCTAATTACGTTTTGTCGGCGCTTAATAAGACGTCAGCGTTTCCTGATACCGACAAAATTGTCATCGATACGCCAACGCAGGCTGTACGTGAAACCGAATCCATGCTGCAATTCAACACAAGAGAACTATATGATTTGAATAGAGAGCAAATTGAGCTCAACTTATTTTCCATTCGTTTCATGACGCGCTGGGATGAAGAATACGATATTGAGCAGCTGCTTGAACACGCCATAGTTCATGTCTTGCGCCATCGCAGACAAATTGAAAAATTCTTATCGAACAAATAA
- a CDS encoding aminotransferase class I/II-fold pyridoxal phosphate-dependent enzyme has protein sequence MSSLHTITPAIRTNEITYAVRDVVILAEKAAKRGLEMLYLNIGDPNVFDFCTPPHIIEAVHKAMLANKNGYSASSGIKDGLAAVEKEAERKGIRNIRDIFITTGVSEAIDLCLTALANEGDNVLTPSPGYPLYQAILKKLNVIENSYYLDEANDWQPDVDEMASKINSKTRAIILINPNNPTGSVYSNEVLLRVIELAAKHNLVIFADEIYDKLILDGGHHVALASLNSEVPIITLNGLSKSFLVPGFRIGWGIISGEEARIRTYVEAINKLLRARLCANHPMQYAIKPALEGDQNHLLDVKARLTKRRNITFEMLNSTPEISLAKPNGAFYAFPSLHIKKTDDEFVRALIEETGVVVVPGSGFGQSPGTKHFRVVFLPDEIKLKKAYEKILDFVHKFNKS, from the coding sequence ATGTCATCTCTTCATACGATTACGCCTGCGATCCGAACAAATGAAATCACCTATGCCGTACGCGATGTTGTAATTCTGGCCGAGAAAGCCGCGAAACGCGGCCTGGAAATGTTATATTTGAATATCGGCGACCCGAATGTTTTCGATTTTTGCACCCCCCCGCATATCATTGAGGCCGTCCACAAAGCTATGCTGGCCAATAAAAACGGATATTCTGCTTCTTCCGGTATAAAAGATGGGCTTGCAGCGGTTGAAAAAGAAGCGGAACGAAAAGGCATTCGAAATATTCGTGATATTTTTATTACTACCGGCGTCAGCGAGGCGATCGATCTTTGTTTGACAGCTCTGGCAAATGAAGGTGATAATGTGCTGACGCCCAGCCCCGGTTATCCATTATACCAGGCGATTCTTAAGAAATTGAATGTGATTGAAAATTCCTATTATCTTGATGAAGCCAATGATTGGCAGCCTGATGTAGATGAGATGGCTTCCAAGATCAATTCCAAAACCCGCGCAATCATATTAATTAACCCAAATAACCCTACAGGATCGGTGTATTCCAACGAAGTGTTACTCCGGGTTATTGAACTCGCAGCAAAGCATAATCTCGTGATTTTTGCGGATGAGATATATGACAAGCTGATTTTGGACGGCGGTCATCACGTTGCGCTGGCTTCATTGAATTCCGAGGTTCCAATTATTACGTTAAACGGTTTATCAAAGTCATTTCTCGTACCTGGTTTTCGTATCGGCTGGGGAATCATATCCGGGGAGGAAGCGCGCATTCGAACCTACGTGGAAGCAATCAATAAGTTATTGCGCGCGCGCCTTTGCGCCAATCATCCTATGCAATATGCTATTAAGCCTGCTTTAGAAGGAGATCAAAACCATCTGCTCGACGTTAAGGCGCGTTTAACCAAACGCCGGAATATCACTTTTGAAATGCTGAATTCAACGCCAGAAATTTCTTTGGCCAAACCTAATGGCGCTTTTTACGCATTCCCTTCCCTGCATATTAAGAAAACAGACGATGAATTTGTTCGCGCTTTGATAGAAGAAACCGGCGTAGTGGTGGTTCCAGGCAGCGGCTTCGGACAGTCTCCCGGAACAAAGCATTTTCGGGTCGTGTTCCTGCCCGATGAAATCAAATTAAAAAAAGCGTATGAAAAAATTCTGGATTTTGTTCACAAATTCAATAAAAGTTAG